The nucleotide sequence AGTGCTTTTAGGATGTACGCTTTCTACAAAGCCAGAGCACATATACCGGGCATTAATAGAAGCGACGGCATATGGGACAAGAATGATCGTGGATACATTTAACGAAAGTGGTGTTCCAATTACAGCGCTATACGCGGCAGGCGGCATTGCTGAAAAGAATAGTCTAATGATGCAGATATACGCTGATGTCACCAACATGGAAATCAGGATATCCGCATCGCCGCAAGCGCCCGCCCTTGGGTCAGCAATGTTTGCAGCCCTTGCAGCCGGCAAGGAGAATGGCGGATATGATTCTATTCTTGAAGCGGCCAATCATATGGCAAAGGTCAGAGCTGATTACTACAAACCAATTCCCGAAAACGTTGAAGTATATAATAAACTTTATGCAGAATATAAAATCCTTCACGATTATTTTGGCCGTGGCATAAATGATGTAATGAAGAGACTCAAGAACATTAAAGCTGAAGTGAAACAGAGGTGTTCCGAATGATTCTGAAAGAGCTCAAGGAGCAAGTACTAGAAGCAAACCTTGAACTTCCCCGAAAGAGTCTTGTAACATATACATGGGGAAATGCAAGTGGCATCGATCGCGAAAAAAATCTAGTTGTTATAAAACCGAGCGGTGTCTCTTATAACGAACTTAAAATTGAGGATCTGGTTGTTGTGGACCTGGATGGAAATGTAGTAGAAGGTAAACTAAATCCCTCCTCCGACACACCGACGCATTTGGTCCTTTATAAGTGCTTTAAAGAAATCGGCGGTGTTGTGCACACCCATTCCAAATGGGCAACTATATGGGCTCAAGCAGGAAGGTCAATCCCTGCTTTAGGGACTACCCATGCAGATTACTTCTATGGTAGTATACCATGTACTAGAAAATTGACTGTTAATGAGATAAGCAGTGCTTATGAAATAGAAACCGGAAATGTTATAGTTGAGACCTTTGATGATATAAATCCTATTCATGTTCCTGGTGTTGTTGTAAGCAACCATGGACCTTTTACCTGGGGCAAGAATGCCAGTGAAGCTGTACATAATGCCGTCGTATTGGAAGAGCTCTCAATGATGGCCTATCATACCTATTGTTTGTCTCCGGGGTTGGATGCTATAGACCAGGAGCTGCTTGATAAACATTTTCTGAGAAAGCATGGCTCCGGAGCTTATTACGGACAAAAATAGAATACGTTAGTCAGGCCCCAAAGCTGTCACGTTATTGATGCTTCCGATGTAAATAACTGGATAACTTTGGTGCCTGATACAATAACTTACTATCTCAAACACTAAATCCCTAGCTCTCGCAAATCCATAAGCGCAGCTGTCGACTGCCTATCCTTAAGTGCTCTCTTGATGCTTCTTGAAACACTATAATTACAATTATCTGCTGCACCACATTCACTGCAATTAAAACAATTAATATCAGGGTAGATTCTTTCAATAATTTCCCTAGGCTTCTCCATTTGCTTACAAACTTTTCGAACAATATCAGCAGTATAGAAAAGTTGAAGTATATCAGTTATTTCCTTGGCAGGCATATTTTCAGCCACGGCAGCAGCATAGTCGGCAATACATCGGTAATATACTTTCTCATCTGAACCGGATAAGCCATTTGCCACTAATCCAAAAACTACAGCAGCCTCCTCATAATTTCCAAGCTTATATAAGCAAGCCCCTATTAAGAAATAGTGCTCATAACCCTCGCCAGGATACTTGCTATGGAAATCTACTCCTACCAGAGTAGAAAATGTAACTTCATTTATTGAGTTTTGCTTGTACTTTAGAAAGCTTACTACCTCCCTTAATTCGTCATCCGATGCATTATGCAATCTTCTTAAGGCCGTC is from Clostridia bacterium and encodes:
- the araD gene encoding L-ribulose-5-phosphate 4-epimerase yields the protein MLKELKEQVLEANLELPRKSLVTYTWGNASGIDREKNLVVIKPSGVSYNELKIEDLVVVDLDGNVVEGKLNPSSDTPTHLVLYKCFKEIGGVVHTHSKWATIWAQAGRSIPALGTTHADYFYGSIPCTRKLTVNEISSAYEIETGNVIVETFDDINPIHVPGVVVSNHGPFTWGKNASEAVHNAVVLEELSMMAYHTYCLSPGLDAIDQELLDKHFLRKHGSGAYYGQK